One window of the Cryptomeria japonica chromosome 7, Sugi_1.0, whole genome shotgun sequence genome contains the following:
- the LOC131062376 gene encoding BURP domain-containing protein 3: MRLAFLMEFLFSMALLLCLMACQAEMKDSSTSMPLALSYWNHKLPTTPIPTLLLARLSSLQPNTSSYPNQVRIVLAKLIVYSYTASENMGNHSTTSVSSGTIFFLQKNIGIGSNFSVDMVDWKNTETLNFIPAVLANEIPFSTKNLSVSLNKLHISPDSGMALTMKQTLEICEKSTMIGESKKCVTSLESMIDYSTSQIGTNDVNVFVVNVSMVTKSGLQQYSLASIPFESKPTSRVVACHTIRYAYLVYLCHQIKDTRIYKLSLKTDEGNVAEMLSLCHEDTSQWSPEHVSFKMLHVKPGGEAICHFMPDDSIVWVAAN; the protein is encoded by the exons ATGA GACTAGCTTTTCTGATGGAGTTTCTTTTCAGCATGGCTCTTCtgctt TGCCTTATGGCCTGCCAGGCTGAGATGAAGGATTCCTCTACTTCCATGCCCTTAGCTTTAAGTTATTGGAACCACAAATTGCCCACAACTCCCATTCCTACTCTTTTGCTTGCCCGCCTCTCATCTCTGCAGCCAAACACCTCATCTTATCCTAACCAAGTACGCATCGTGTTAGCGAAACTCATCGTCTATAGTTATACTGCTTCTGAAAATATGGGAAACCATTCAACAACCTCAGTGTCTTCTGGAACAATATTTTTCCTCCAAAAAAATATAGGCATTGGAAGCAACTTCAGTGTGGACATGGTAGACTGGAAAAATACAGAGACATTAAATTTCATTCCTGCTGTCTTGGCCAACGAAATACCTTTCTCAACAAAAAATCTTTCTGTATCTCTAAATAAACTCCACATATCCCCAGATTCCGGGATGGCTCTTACTATGAAGCAAACTTTAGAAATCTGTGAGAAGTCTACCATGATTGGGGAAAGCAAAAAATGTGTAACTTCACTAGAGTCCATGATTGACTACAGTACCTCTCAAATTGGAACAAATGATGTCAATGTATTTGTAGTCAATGTTTCGATGGTTACAAAGTCAGGATTGCAACAATATTCCCTTGCTTCAATTCCCTTCGAAAGCAAACCCACTTCCAGAGTTGTAGCCTGCCACACCATTAGATATGCATATCTTGTATACTTGTGCCATCAGATAAAAGACACAAGAATATACAAACTTTCTCTGAAGACTGATGAAGGAAATGTTGCAGAAATGTTATCTCTTTGTCATGAAGACACCAGTCAGTGGAGTCCTGAGCACGTATCCTTCAAGATGCTCCATGTGAAACCAGGGGGTGAGGCCATCTGCCACTTCATGCCAGACGATTCCATTGTGTGGGTTGCTGCCAACTAA